The Achromobacter pestifer genome includes a region encoding these proteins:
- a CDS encoding xanthine dehydrogenase family protein molybdopterin-binding subunit, giving the protein MTHTAQLSRRGFLQGGLGALTLAVTSKGLITTAWAAEATVQKYGADSMPGGTVDDPLVFVSIGADGTVTIVAHRAEMGTGVRTSLPMVVADEMEARWDRVKVIQAQADEVRYGNQNVDGSRSVRHFLMPMRRVGAAARQMLEAAAAARWSVPLAEVKAVQHEVQHQPTGRRLTYGELAADAARQPVPTGDALKLKARSEFRYIGKDQVRLVDLEAIGKGQATYGMDMHLPGMVYAVVARPPVVGGKLRRVDDARALAVPGVLKVVEIPAMKGAPAFQPLGGVAVVARNTWAARQGRDALVIEWDDGPNGSYDSATYHRTLESAARKPGKAIRNQGDAGQAWAKAPEAERLAAEYYVPHLAHASMEPPVATVQIKGSSAEVWTSIQNPVAARDAVAARLKLEPANVKVHVLLLGGGFGRKSKPDFVDEAAIVARAMPEGTPVKLVWTREDDIHHDYLHTVSVERLEAVLDKSGQVQSWLHRSAAPTIASLFSEGAKGQQMFESAMSAINMPYRIPNVRVETAEVEAHARIGWFRSVANIPHAFAAQCFIAELAHRAEKDPREFALDLIGPARRIDPGALADTWNYSESPERYPYDTGRLRGVIEAACKGAEWGRTLPKGHGLGLAFCYSFMSYTATVVEVAVDEKGEVRIVAVDMAMDCGPQINPERIRAQMEGGAIMGLSLALTSEITFENGRVKQSNFHDYEVLRHNASPRVIRTHLVNDDHALPPGGVGEPPVPPVAPALCNAIFAATGKRIRSLPVRRIT; this is encoded by the coding sequence ATGACGCACACCGCTCAGCTTTCCAGGCGTGGCTTTCTGCAGGGCGGCCTGGGCGCGCTGACCCTGGCCGTCACATCCAAGGGATTGATCACGACAGCCTGGGCCGCAGAGGCCACCGTCCAGAAGTACGGCGCTGACAGCATGCCCGGCGGCACGGTGGACGACCCGCTGGTCTTCGTCAGCATAGGCGCGGACGGCACCGTTACCATCGTCGCGCACCGCGCTGAAATGGGCACGGGAGTACGCACCAGCCTGCCCATGGTGGTGGCCGACGAGATGGAAGCGCGCTGGGACCGCGTCAAGGTCATACAGGCGCAAGCCGATGAAGTGCGCTACGGCAACCAGAACGTGGATGGCTCGCGCAGCGTCCGCCACTTCTTGATGCCCATGCGGCGCGTCGGCGCGGCAGCCCGCCAGATGCTCGAAGCGGCGGCGGCGGCACGGTGGTCCGTTCCTCTCGCCGAGGTCAAGGCCGTGCAGCACGAGGTGCAGCATCAGCCTACCGGGCGCCGGTTGACTTATGGCGAGCTGGCGGCTGACGCTGCCAGGCAGCCTGTTCCCACTGGCGACGCGCTCAAACTCAAGGCCAGGAGCGAGTTCCGCTACATAGGCAAGGACCAGGTACGCCTCGTGGACCTGGAAGCCATCGGCAAAGGCCAGGCGACCTATGGCATGGATATGCACCTGCCCGGCATGGTCTATGCCGTGGTGGCGCGCCCGCCTGTCGTCGGCGGCAAACTGCGCCGCGTCGACGACGCCCGCGCGCTGGCCGTGCCCGGGGTGCTGAAAGTCGTGGAAATTCCCGCGATGAAAGGCGCGCCCGCGTTCCAGCCCCTGGGCGGCGTCGCGGTCGTCGCTCGCAACACCTGGGCTGCGCGCCAGGGCCGCGATGCGCTGGTCATCGAATGGGACGACGGTCCCAACGGCAGCTACGATTCAGCCACCTACCACCGGACGCTGGAATCCGCGGCGCGCAAACCGGGTAAGGCGATACGCAACCAAGGCGATGCCGGGCAAGCCTGGGCCAAAGCGCCCGAGGCCGAGCGCCTGGCCGCGGAGTACTACGTTCCCCACCTGGCCCACGCCTCGATGGAGCCGCCGGTGGCCACCGTTCAGATCAAGGGCAGCAGCGCCGAAGTCTGGACTTCCATTCAGAACCCCGTCGCGGCGCGCGATGCCGTCGCTGCCCGGCTGAAACTGGAACCCGCCAACGTCAAGGTCCATGTCTTGCTGCTGGGCGGGGGGTTCGGCCGCAAGTCCAAGCCCGACTTTGTGGACGAAGCCGCGATTGTGGCCCGCGCCATGCCCGAAGGCACGCCAGTCAAGCTGGTATGGACGCGCGAGGACGACATCCATCATGACTACTTGCATACCGTGTCGGTCGAGCGCCTGGAAGCCGTCCTGGACAAGAGCGGGCAGGTCCAATCCTGGCTGCACCGTAGCGCCGCCCCCACCATCGCCTCGCTCTTCTCCGAAGGGGCCAAAGGCCAGCAGATGTTCGAGTCGGCCATGTCGGCCATCAACATGCCGTATCGCATTCCGAACGTCCGAGTGGAAACAGCCGAAGTGGAGGCTCATGCCCGCATCGGATGGTTCCGCTCGGTCGCCAACATCCCGCATGCCTTTGCGGCGCAGTGCTTCATTGCCGAGTTGGCCCACCGCGCGGAAAAAGACCCGAGAGAGTTCGCGCTAGACCTTATCGGCCCGGCGCGCCGGATCGATCCGGGCGCACTGGCCGACACCTGGAATTACTCGGAATCCCCCGAGCGCTACCCTTACGACACGGGCCGCCTGCGTGGCGTAATCGAAGCGGCGTGCAAGGGTGCGGAATGGGGTAGAACGCTGCCCAAAGGGCATGGCCTGGGCCTGGCATTCTGCTACAGCTTCATGAGCTACACAGCCACGGTGGTAGAAGTGGCCGTGGACGAGAAAGGCGAGGTGCGCATCGTTGCCGTGGACATGGCGATGGACTGCGGCCCGCAGATCAACCCCGAACGCATCCGCGCGCAAATGGAGGGCGGCGCCATCATGGGCCTGAGCCTGGCGCTCACCAGCGAGATCACCTTCGAGAACGGCCGCGTAAAACAAAGCAACTTCCACGACTATGAAGTGCTGCGCCACAACGCGTCCCCCCGCGTGATCCGGACCCATCTGGTCAACGACGACCACGCCCTGCCGCCAGGCGGCGTCGGCGAGCCGCCGGTTCCACCGGTGGCGCCCGCGCTGTGCAATGCCATTTTCGCCGCGACCGGCAAGCGGATTCGTAGTCTGCCCGTGCGCAGGATCACTTGA
- a CDS encoding lysis system i-spanin subunit Rz, which translates to MNGLARVVGALMGWKGYTAAALAGALIVGGAAWTAQGWRYGAVVASMRADESDRVAESQRQAREILLRRYAVVGEINERNAKAEWAAYGGMRNAQVEDDRLRADVDAGRQRLRVAAACPAASGGVPKTGAGAGMGNGTRPELDPAARSDYFALRAGIRRLTAQLKACQIRLR; encoded by the coding sequence GTGAACGGCCTAGCGCGTGTTGTCGGCGCGTTGATGGGCTGGAAAGGCTACACCGCGGCGGCGCTGGCCGGCGCGCTGATCGTCGGCGGTGCGGCCTGGACCGCGCAAGGGTGGCGCTATGGCGCGGTGGTCGCCTCGATGCGTGCTGACGAGTCCGACCGCGTGGCCGAGTCGCAGCGTCAGGCGCGCGAGATCCTGCTGCGGCGCTACGCCGTCGTGGGGGAAATCAACGAACGAAACGCGAAGGCCGAGTGGGCTGCGTATGGAGGAATGCGAAATGCCCAAGTTGAGGATGACCGTCTGCGTGCTGATGTTGACGCTGGGCGCCAGCGGCTGCGCGTCGCTGCTGCCTGCCCCGCCGCCAGCGGTGGAGTGCCCAAAACCGGAGCCGGCGCCGGCATGGGTAATGGAACCCGCCCCGAACTTGATCCAGCTGCTCGATCGGATTATTTCGCCCTACGGGCAGGAATCCGGCGACTGACGGCACAGCTGAAGGCTTGTCAAATTCGTTTAAGATAG
- a CDS encoding phage holin family protein codes for MQPAEMISMGHQHLVALLFVVANFASAVRLLLYRRNGARFRRGMSWLAYLLIVGTGGQALDVLVRHEPVTVWQAVVAVLIAVLVYRAQGNVACIVRVNS; via the coding sequence ATGCAACCTGCCGAAATGATCAGTATGGGCCACCAGCATCTGGTGGCCCTTTTGTTTGTGGTGGCGAATTTCGCTTCGGCGGTGCGGCTGCTGTTGTACCGGCGCAACGGCGCACGGTTCCGCCGCGGAATGTCGTGGCTGGCCTACCTCCTCATCGTGGGCACTGGCGGCCAGGCCCTGGATGTGCTTGTGCGGCATGAGCCTGTAACGGTATGGCAGGCGGTGGTGGCGGTACTGATCGCCGTGTTGGTGTATCGCGCCCAGGGGAATGTGGCGTGCATTGTGAGGGTCAATTCATGA
- a CDS encoding CrpP-related protein encodes MQMDIQKLGALSARVGLTLLDCPFLRARAMPGHTGERPREWRAKVDAWEDGWKSEVEKRRMMGLHRRSTGSKRA; translated from the coding sequence ATGCAAATGGACATCCAGAAGCTTGGGGCGCTTTCGGCGCGAGTTGGTCTGACGCTGCTCGATTGCCCCTTCCTCCGCGCGCGGGCCATGCCCGGCCATACAGGGGAACGCCCGAGAGAGTGGCGAGCCAAGGTGGACGCTTGGGAGGACGGATGGAAGTCGGAAGTTGAAAAGCGACGCATGATGGGCCTGCACCGACGCTCAACAGGCTCAAAGAGGGCATAA
- a CDS encoding glycosyltransferase family 4 protein, with protein MRILHTLAERSLGGLEFRVLEQSAWLQRHGYEVAIAAPTDSEIGREARQRGLRAVDIGFDSAYSPATVLKLRRAVKALRIDIIDSHSRADGKTAALCRDLCAVVRTRHFAKPMRSSPRRRLEWKLGCDHVIATSLQGKQEILAARLAAPEQVSVVGEWAADEFFQSDDAPQARLHTRQALGIRAPDRACVIATIGMLRPEKGQADLLRVVQRLRAQGLPATALVVGMPTASTKPYAYALHQLTVDLGLSGHVVFAGHRNNVAEMIRAADVVLVPSATEAWSRVVPESFAARRPVVASDVGGLPEIVTPGQTGWLAPPGNIAGYAERIMRIRGNPAQTGAMVGNARAFADANFRLAGKMFSTLEAYKRALRPS; from the coding sequence ATGCGCATCCTGCATACGCTAGCTGAACGCAGCCTGGGCGGGCTGGAATTCCGCGTCCTCGAGCAATCGGCATGGCTGCAGCGCCATGGATACGAAGTGGCGATCGCCGCTCCCACCGACAGCGAAATCGGGCGCGAAGCGCGGCAGCGCGGCCTGCGCGCGGTGGACATAGGCTTCGACTCCGCCTACTCGCCGGCCACGGTCCTGAAGCTGCGGCGCGCCGTCAAGGCGTTGCGCATCGACATCATCGATAGCCATAGCCGCGCGGACGGCAAGACCGCCGCGTTGTGCCGCGATCTGTGCGCGGTCGTCAGGACGCGCCATTTCGCCAAGCCCATGCGCAGCTCGCCACGGCGCCGGCTGGAATGGAAGCTCGGCTGCGACCACGTTATCGCGACCAGCCTGCAGGGCAAGCAGGAAATCCTGGCCGCGCGCCTGGCCGCCCCCGAACAGGTCAGCGTGGTCGGAGAATGGGCCGCCGACGAGTTCTTCCAATCGGACGACGCCCCGCAAGCGCGCCTGCACACCCGGCAAGCCTTGGGCATACGCGCTCCCGACCGCGCCTGCGTCATCGCCACCATAGGCATGCTGCGTCCCGAGAAAGGCCAGGCCGACCTGCTGCGCGTGGTGCAGCGGCTGCGCGCCCAGGGCCTGCCCGCCACTGCGTTGGTGGTCGGCATGCCCACGGCCAGCACCAAGCCCTATGCCTATGCCCTGCACCAGCTGACCGTCGATCTGGGCCTATCCGGGCATGTGGTGTTTGCCGGCCATCGCAACAATGTTGCTGAGATGATTCGCGCCGCCGATGTGGTGCTGGTGCCTTCGGCCACCGAAGCCTGGTCCCGCGTCGTGCCCGAGTCGTTTGCCGCGCGCCGTCCGGTGGTCGCCAGCGATGTCGGCGGTCTGCCGGAAATCGTCACGCCGGGCCAGACCGGCTGGCTGGCGCCGCCGGGCAACATCGCCGGCTACGCGGAGCGCATCATGCGGATCCGCGGCAACCCCGCGCAAACCGGGGCCATGGTCGGCAACGCCCGCGCCTTTGCGGACGCGAACTTCCGGCTGGCGGGCAAGATGTTCAGCACCCTGGAAGCGTACAAGCGGGCGCTGCGTCCCAGCTGA
- a CDS encoding DNA-3-methyladenine glycosylase, with protein sequence MTRDEFVSMMILLPRLEKLGFGDWADVLDSYAEILVRIEGRLSANETAELMGIGADFYRTLARCEDYRRNAVPLR encoded by the coding sequence ATGACACGCGACGAATTTGTTTCTATGATGATCCTGTTGCCACGCCTGGAAAAATTAGGATTTGGTGATTGGGCAGATGTCTTGGACTCGTATGCGGAGATTCTCGTCCGTATTGAAGGTAGGCTAAGCGCCAATGAAACTGCGGAATTGATGGGCATAGGGGCGGACTTCTATCGCACGCTGGCGCGGTGTGAAGACTATAGGCGGAATGCAGTTCCCCTCAGATGA
- a CDS encoding DNA-3-methyladenine glycosylase, with product MDREELLAQMIATPAIDRDFHDWPEVLANYAECLAALQPRLRREEVERLIRVGADFYRTLARAEQYRHTSVWDERHR from the coding sequence ATGGATCGCGAGGAACTATTGGCACAGATGATCGCCACGCCAGCGATCGACCGGGACTTCCACGACTGGCCAGAGGTACTGGCCAATTACGCCGAATGCCTGGCGGCGCTGCAGCCCAGGCTGCGACGCGAGGAAGTGGAAAGACTGATCCGGGTCGGCGCGGACTTCTACCGCACGCTGGCGCGCGCCGAGCAGTACCGGCACACGTCCGTGTGGGACGAGCGGCATCGGTAG
- a CDS encoding (2Fe-2S)-binding protein — translation MTQLQINGQAKDVDVPGETPLLWTLRDELGMTGTKFGCGMALCGACTVHMDGAPIRACVTPLSAVAGHSITTIEGMEADTVGQAVQQAWIEQNVAQCGYCQAGQIMTAVSLLKATAQPTDQDIEDAMSGNICRCGTYPRIRAAIQQAAKRLAQGGKQ, via the coding sequence ATGACCCAACTTCAAATCAACGGCCAGGCGAAGGATGTCGACGTCCCGGGCGAAACGCCCTTGCTCTGGACCCTGCGGGACGAACTCGGCATGACCGGCACCAAGTTCGGATGTGGCATGGCCTTGTGCGGCGCCTGTACGGTGCACATGGACGGCGCGCCAATCCGCGCCTGTGTCACCCCGCTCTCGGCCGTGGCCGGCCACAGTATCACCACTATCGAAGGGATGGAGGCGGATACTGTCGGCCAGGCAGTGCAACAAGCCTGGATAGAGCAGAACGTCGCTCAGTGCGGCTACTGCCAGGCAGGCCAGATCATGACCGCGGTAAGCCTGCTCAAAGCCACCGCCCAGCCGACTGATCAAGACATCGAAGACGCCATGAGCGGCAATATCTGCCGCTGCGGCACCTACCCTCGCATCCGCGCCGCCATCCAGCAGGCTGCCAAGCGCCTGGCCCAGGGAGGCAAGCAATGA
- a CDS encoding PRC-barrel domain-containing protein produces MEHQTNIVGGSKGSATGPGPEVMAADTLEGNDVVNTAGEGLGSIKDIMIDVPRGRVAYAVLARGGILGMGDKLFAIPWAALTLDTDRKCFILNVDKEVLKNAPGFDKDDWPRMADESWALSVHKYYNQDPYW; encoded by the coding sequence ATGGAGCATCAAACCAATATTGTTGGCGGGTCCAAGGGTTCGGCGACAGGGCCCGGCCCTGAAGTGATGGCCGCGGACACCCTGGAGGGCAATGACGTGGTCAACACCGCGGGAGAAGGGCTGGGATCCATCAAGGACATCATGATCGACGTGCCGCGGGGACGAGTCGCGTATGCGGTGCTGGCGCGCGGCGGCATCCTGGGGATGGGGGACAAGCTGTTTGCCATTCCGTGGGCGGCCCTGACCCTGGACACGGACCGCAAGTGCTTCATCCTGAACGTGGACAAGGAGGTGCTGAAGAACGCGCCGGGGTTCGACAAGGATGACTGGCCGAGGATGGCGGACGAAAGCTGGGCCCTGAGCGTGCACAAGTACTACAACCAGGATCCCTACTGGTAG
- a CDS encoding phage tail tip fiber protein: MSALVGIKIDASQFQSIPARSYDWKGRIIRVPSNYDEDRRAYAGTWDGTFKLAWTDNPAWIFYDLVTNDRYGLGERIPSGWLDKWGLYQIARYCDELVPDGFGGQEPRFTCNCYLQTAADAYRVLQDLASVFRGMTYWANSSVFAVADMPGDPVYTFTSANVIDGRFNYVGSSLNARYTAALVSWNDLSDMGRQKVEYVEDRKGLARFGLKQIEVSAFGCTSRGQANRVGKWLLLTSRMETRSVSFSVGLDACRVRPGSIVRIADQHLAGRRVGGRIHSATSTVITVDAALGVRPGDRLAVNLPSGVSETRIVSAAVGQGLTADLTTFTVDSTELTADMLGVPGMVLIITVTAPFSEVPEAECVWTLESEVLSAQRFRIISVKRKEGLIAEIAAIQHEPGKFDNVDFGTRLDPVPITVVPPGVQPPPTNVTISSYPLISQGIASHTAVFSWAAAEGAVKYEVQWRRDNSEWISLPPTGSTSIEVQNIFAGGFMCRVRAFNPMDISSIWATSLLTQLDGILAPPPAVTSLIPTSLVFAIRLRWGFPAGPSIIERTEIWYSASPEFESAQKLGDYAFPQDSTTLMGLSAGARLYFWAILRDRNGVPGPRYPAGNGVLGQASSDAGEILEYLTGKITQTQLAQDLLAPIQKIPVLETRIADEEEIRQTQNEAMARTLSTVSSKVDENTSLIQEESTTRANETETLGRRVTSVQATADTASGKADAASGRADQAFAGVQQTSQAIAKTNGDLAAMWTIKAETSVGGRSYMAGIGVGVENTGGVIEPQVLVMADRFAVLHPNGSNVTSPFVIQGGQVFMSQALIGTAWIKSANVESLDAAKVTTGVMSADRIDANSFAAKVANIETAYVKTANIGFAQVGTLQLQNGAVSAGNAVPLNLNFGAGSGANSASITFNLPSAGSALISYEFAAKSSSAQVVVAEYVRLYFDGAEVSRVPVVNYTSSEQENTKSGSSIRTNIPAGLHTISLVFPRPGTGTVSVSGNLALLSFVR, encoded by the coding sequence ATGTCTGCTCTGGTCGGCATCAAGATTGATGCCTCCCAGTTCCAATCAATACCCGCGCGATCCTATGACTGGAAGGGACGAATCATCCGCGTCCCGTCGAACTATGACGAGGATCGGCGCGCATACGCGGGCACCTGGGACGGAACATTCAAGCTTGCGTGGACTGACAACCCTGCGTGGATTTTCTATGACCTCGTGACCAATGATCGGTATGGCCTGGGTGAGCGCATACCCTCCGGCTGGTTGGATAAGTGGGGGTTGTATCAGATAGCCCGGTACTGCGATGAACTGGTGCCCGATGGATTTGGCGGGCAAGAGCCACGCTTCACCTGCAACTGCTATTTGCAGACAGCCGCGGACGCGTATCGGGTTTTGCAGGACCTGGCGTCGGTGTTCCGGGGAATGACGTACTGGGCGAATTCGTCAGTCTTTGCCGTCGCAGATATGCCCGGCGATCCCGTCTATACCTTCACGTCGGCCAACGTGATCGACGGCCGATTTAATTACGTCGGCTCTTCGTTGAATGCTCGCTATACCGCAGCCCTTGTGTCCTGGAATGATCTTTCAGACATGGGGCGGCAGAAAGTTGAGTATGTCGAAGATCGTAAAGGCCTGGCGCGGTTTGGGCTTAAGCAGATCGAGGTAAGCGCGTTTGGCTGCACCTCTCGCGGTCAAGCTAACCGGGTCGGTAAGTGGCTTCTGCTCACCTCGCGGATGGAAACCAGGTCCGTATCATTCTCCGTCGGGCTTGATGCGTGTCGTGTACGTCCCGGCAGCATTGTTCGGATCGCGGATCAACACCTGGCAGGGCGCCGAGTGGGGGGGCGCATCCACTCGGCGACTTCTACCGTTATTACAGTCGATGCTGCGCTGGGGGTTAGACCGGGGGATCGCCTGGCCGTCAATTTGCCCAGCGGAGTTTCGGAAACCCGGATTGTCAGCGCAGCAGTGGGGCAAGGTCTGACTGCAGATTTGACGACCTTCACGGTTGACTCCACGGAGTTGACCGCAGATATGCTCGGCGTGCCGGGAATGGTCCTCATCATCACGGTAACAGCGCCATTCTCCGAGGTGCCGGAAGCCGAATGCGTGTGGACACTAGAATCTGAGGTGCTGTCTGCGCAGCGCTTTCGCATCATCAGTGTGAAGCGTAAGGAAGGGCTCATCGCGGAAATCGCGGCCATTCAACACGAGCCTGGAAAGTTTGACAACGTGGACTTTGGCACTCGCCTGGATCCCGTACCGATCACAGTAGTTCCCCCCGGTGTTCAGCCGCCACCGACCAACGTCACCATCAGTTCCTACCCGTTGATCAGTCAGGGTATTGCAAGCCATACGGCGGTTTTTTCGTGGGCTGCTGCCGAGGGCGCCGTGAAGTACGAGGTGCAGTGGCGGCGGGACAATTCCGAATGGATTAGCCTGCCGCCGACTGGGTCTACCAGCATAGAGGTTCAGAACATCTTTGCTGGCGGCTTTATGTGCCGAGTGAGGGCGTTCAATCCAATGGATATATCGTCCATCTGGGCCACGTCATTGCTAACGCAGCTGGACGGGATCTTGGCCCCACCGCCAGCGGTAACGAGCCTTATTCCGACGTCGTTGGTGTTTGCTATTCGGCTGCGCTGGGGCTTCCCTGCTGGACCGTCAATCATTGAGCGAACGGAGATCTGGTACAGCGCCTCGCCAGAGTTCGAGTCGGCGCAGAAGTTGGGGGACTATGCGTTCCCACAAGACAGCACGACGCTCATGGGCTTGTCTGCCGGCGCGCGACTGTACTTTTGGGCCATCTTGCGTGATCGGAATGGCGTACCAGGTCCGCGCTATCCGGCGGGGAACGGTGTGCTCGGTCAGGCAAGCTCGGACGCGGGGGAAATTCTCGAATACCTCACCGGCAAGATCACCCAGACGCAACTGGCTCAGGATTTACTCGCCCCGATTCAGAAAATCCCGGTTCTGGAAACGCGGATCGCCGATGAGGAGGAGATCCGTCAAACCCAGAATGAGGCGATGGCGAGGACGCTCAGCACCGTGAGCTCCAAGGTGGACGAAAACACCTCGCTGATTCAGGAGGAATCGACTACGCGGGCGAACGAGACGGAGACGCTGGGCCGGCGCGTCACCAGTGTGCAGGCGACTGCCGACACTGCTTCAGGTAAGGCAGACGCAGCCTCCGGAAGGGCGGATCAGGCATTTGCGGGAGTTCAGCAGACGAGTCAGGCAATAGCCAAGACAAACGGCGACTTGGCGGCGATGTGGACCATCAAGGCTGAGACCTCCGTTGGCGGTCGCAGCTACATGGCTGGAATAGGCGTCGGCGTCGAAAACACGGGCGGCGTCATCGAACCCCAGGTACTGGTGATGGCCGATCGATTCGCGGTTCTGCACCCGAACGGGAGCAACGTCACGTCTCCTTTCGTCATCCAGGGCGGGCAGGTCTTCATGAGCCAGGCCCTGATTGGCACTGCGTGGATAAAGAGTGCAAATGTGGAAAGCCTGGACGCTGCCAAGGTGACAACAGGCGTCATGAGCGCTGACCGCATCGATGCCAACTCGTTCGCCGCGAAGGTGGCGAACATAGAGACAGCCTACGTCAAGACGGCGAACATTGGCTTCGCCCAGGTCGGTACTCTTCAGCTGCAAAATGGGGCGGTGTCGGCCGGGAACGCCGTCCCCTTGAACCTGAATTTCGGGGCGGGCAGCGGTGCTAATTCGGCTTCCATCACGTTCAATCTGCCTTCAGCGGGCTCCGCGTTGATCAGCTATGAGTTTGCGGCGAAATCGAGCTCGGCCCAGGTCGTCGTGGCCGAATACGTGCGGCTCTATTTTGATGGTGCCGAAGTGAGCAGGGTGCCTGTAGTGAACTACACCTCAAGCGAGCAGGAAAACACGAAGTCCGGGAGTTCTATCCGGACCAACATCCCTGCTGGGTTGCACACCATTAGTTTGGTATTCCCTCGACCAGGCACCGGCACTGTGTCTGTCTCGGGAAATCTGGCGCTGCTCTCGTTCGTTCGCTAA
- a CDS encoding glycosyltransferase family 9 protein codes for MSEVVVYVRSQPRLGDQIVALPALYQLKTWWASRRIRVVARDDLAGFYRGVPWVDEFVRAATFGDYLRTLKKHTPVCVSLHHSSERFGVLNLLRRPALRFGFRNARMSDLVWTHCHRKNIAEYIGLANLRLLASYRQFDAEAAARRCFQMLAHPYRDTGQAADVVMIPGGGSGAFKRWSLLNYLRLAERLKLLLGQDTRFLFVLGEQEVAERDRLEAMRRPEFSVVYCRSVPELSAIMLRARLIVANDCGPSHIAQGACVPYVGVFNESNPEWFWDRPYSAAVVPRHPRDGINSITPDEVLGACRKVLEHHAHPAYAS; via the coding sequence ATGTCGGAAGTCGTCGTATATGTCAGAAGCCAGCCCAGGCTGGGCGACCAGATCGTCGCCCTGCCGGCGCTCTATCAACTGAAAACCTGGTGGGCATCCAGGCGAATCCGGGTGGTCGCCCGCGACGACCTGGCGGGCTTCTACCGCGGCGTGCCCTGGGTCGATGAGTTCGTGCGCGCCGCTACCTTTGGCGACTACCTGCGCACGCTGAAGAAGCACACCCCGGTCTGTGTCAGCCTGCATCACAGCAGCGAACGCTTCGGCGTGCTCAACCTGCTGCGGCGGCCGGCCTTGCGGTTCGGCTTTCGCAACGCGCGGATGAGCGATCTGGTCTGGACGCATTGCCACCGCAAGAACATCGCCGAGTACATAGGCCTGGCCAACCTGAGATTGCTGGCGTCGTACCGGCAGTTCGATGCCGAAGCGGCGGCGCGCCGTTGCTTCCAGATGCTGGCCCACCCGTATCGGGATACGGGACAGGCGGCCGACGTGGTCATGATCCCAGGCGGAGGCTCGGGAGCCTTCAAGCGCTGGAGCCTGCTGAACTATCTGCGCCTGGCCGAGAGGCTGAAACTGCTGCTGGGCCAGGACACCCGCTTCCTGTTCGTGCTGGGAGAACAAGAGGTGGCCGAACGCGACAGGCTCGAAGCCATGCGGCGCCCGGAGTTTTCCGTCGTCTACTGCCGCTCGGTGCCCGAGCTCAGCGCCATCATGCTGCGCGCGCGCCTGATCGTGGCCAACGACTGCGGCCCGTCGCATATCGCGCAAGGTGCCTGCGTGCCCTACGTGGGCGTCTTCAACGAGTCCAATCCGGAGTGGTTCTGGGACCGTCCCTACTCCGCCGCTGTCGTCCCCCGCCATCCCCGCGATGGCATCAATTCCATCACGCCCGACGAAGTGCTGGGCGCCTGCCGCAAAGTCTTGGAGCATCATGCGCATCCTGCATACGCTAGCTGA
- a CDS encoding putative holin: protein MAEPASTGVVAVAAAGVTLAGLLPGIDGNALIGAFAGASLFVVSRKEGGLLSRGIYWAISFVIGYLAAPDVVALTPVKETAIAAFGAAALIVTIALAAIERIKTFDFTTVFKKGS, encoded by the coding sequence ATGGCAGAACCTGCAAGCACAGGTGTTGTGGCGGTGGCCGCCGCGGGCGTGACGCTCGCGGGCCTGCTGCCGGGGATTGATGGCAACGCTCTCATCGGAGCATTTGCCGGGGCTTCGCTCTTCGTCGTGTCGCGCAAGGAAGGCGGATTGCTGTCGCGCGGCATCTACTGGGCGATTTCATTTGTGATCGGCTACCTGGCAGCACCGGATGTAGTGGCGCTGACGCCTGTCAAGGAAACAGCCATAGCGGCGTTCGGTGCTGCTGCGCTGATCGTGACTATCGCTCTGGCGGCAATCGAGCGCATCAAGACGTTCGACTTCACCACGGTCTTCAAGAAGGGGAGCTGA